Proteins co-encoded in one Haloarcula pelagica genomic window:
- a CDS encoding 30S ribosomal protein S3, whose product MADEQQFIEDGLQRTQIDEFFSEELGRAGYGGMDVAKTPMGTQIVLKAEKPGMVIGKGGKNIRKITTELEDRFNLDDPQIDVQEVEEPDLNARIVADRLANALERGWYFRKAGHTTIDRIMEAGALGAEIVLSGKVTGARSRVEKFNRGYVKHNGEPAEEIVDSGVGVAVMKLGTIGVRVKIIPPNAQLPDDFEIYEDVEVEDYVAETEGESVEELLEGEPEDADEAETTEVGHDEPDEAGDDAEEVVEEEIVEEDVDVPTDDDVEDIDVDELDAAVDEELDEETEAEAEELMDEMDEEADDE is encoded by the coding sequence ATGGCCGACGAACAGCAGTTCATCGAGGACGGCCTCCAGCGGACCCAGATCGACGAGTTCTTCTCGGAGGAGCTGGGCCGTGCCGGCTACGGCGGCATGGATGTCGCCAAGACGCCGATGGGGACCCAGATCGTCCTCAAAGCCGAGAAGCCGGGTATGGTCATCGGCAAGGGCGGGAAGAACATCCGGAAGATCACGACCGAACTCGAAGATCGGTTCAACCTCGACGACCCGCAGATCGACGTGCAGGAAGTCGAGGAGCCGGACCTCAACGCCCGCATCGTCGCGGACCGACTCGCCAACGCGCTCGAACGCGGCTGGTACTTCCGGAAGGCCGGTCACACCACGATCGACCGGATCATGGAAGCGGGCGCGCTGGGTGCCGAGATCGTCCTCTCGGGGAAGGTCACGGGCGCCCGCTCGCGCGTGGAGAAGTTCAACCGCGGCTACGTCAAGCACAACGGCGAACCCGCAGAGGAGATCGTCGACTCCGGCGTCGGCGTCGCGGTGATGAAGCTGGGCACCATCGGTGTCCGGGTCAAGATCATCCCGCCGAACGCCCAGCTCCCCGACGACTTCGAGATCTACGAGGATGTCGAGGTCGAGGACTACGTCGCCGAGACCGAGGGCGAGTCCGTCGAGGAACTCCTCGAAGGCGAGCCCGAGGACGCCGACGAGGCCGAGACCACCGAGGTCGGCCACGACGAACCCGACGAGGCCGGTGACGACGCTGAGGAAGTCGTCGAGGAGGAGATTGTCGAAGAAGATGTCGATGTCCCCACCGACGACGATGTCGAGGACATCGATGTCGACGAACTCGACGCCGCCGTCGACGAGGAACTCGACGAGGAGACCGAGGCGGAAGCCGAGGAACTGATGGACGAGATGGACGAGGAGGCTGACGACGAATGA
- the rpmC gene encoding 50S ribosomal protein L29: MTVLHVTEIRDMTPAERESELDDLKTELLNSRAVQAAGGAPDNPGRIKELKKAIARIKTVQREEGDLQESE, translated from the coding sequence ATGACCGTCCTGCACGTCACCGAGATCCGCGACATGACTCCCGCCGAGCGGGAGTCAGAGCTCGATGACCTCAAGACGGAACTGCTGAACTCCCGGGCCGTCCAGGCCGCGGGTGGCGCGCCGGACAACCCGGGGCGCATCAAGGAACTGAAGAAGGCCATCGCGCGCATCAAGACGGTGCAGCGCGAAGAAGGCGACCTTCAGGAGAGCGAATAA
- the rplX gene encoding 50S ribosomal protein L24, translating to MSEKPDKQRTSQRRAPLHERHKQVRATLSADLREEYGQRNVRVNAGDTVEVLRGDDAGEEGEVLDVDLADAVIHVEDVTLEKTDGEEVPRPLDTSNVRVTDLDLEDDRRQARLESEDDTA from the coding sequence ATGAGCGAGAAACCAGACAAACAGCGAACGAGTCAACGACGCGCGCCGCTGCACGAGCGGCACAAACAGGTGCGGGCCACGCTGTCGGCCGACCTCCGCGAGGAGTACGGCCAGCGCAACGTCCGCGTCAACGCCGGTGACACGGTGGAAGTGCTGCGCGGCGACGACGCCGGCGAGGAGGGCGAAGTGCTGGACGTGGACCTGGCCGACGCGGTCATCCACGTCGAGGATGTCACCCTCGAAAAGACCGACGGCGAGGAAGTGCCGCGCCCGCTCGACACCTCGAACGTCCGGGTCACCGATCTGGACCTCGAAGACGACAGGCGGCAGGCGCGTCTCGAATCGGAGGACGATACAGCATGA
- a CDS encoding 50S ribosomal protein L14 has product MEALNADVTQGLEKGSLITCADNTGARELKVISVHGYSGTKNRHPKAGLGDKITVSVTKGTPEMRRQVLEAVVIRQRKPIRRPDGTRVKFQDNAAVIVDENEDPRGTELKGPIAREVAERFGSVASAATMIV; this is encoded by the coding sequence ATGGAAGCACTGAACGCTGACGTGACACAGGGCCTCGAAAAGGGGTCGCTCATCACGTGTGCCGACAACACGGGCGCACGCGAGCTCAAGGTCATCTCGGTCCACGGCTACTCCGGGACCAAGAACCGCCACCCCAAGGCCGGCCTGGGCGACAAGATCACGGTCTCGGTCACCAAGGGGACGCCGGAGATGCGTCGCCAGGTGCTCGAAGCCGTGGTCATCCGCCAGCGCAAGCCGATCCGCCGACCGGACGGCACGCGCGTGAAGTTCCAGGACAACGCGGCCGTCATCGTCGACGAGAACGAGGACCCCCGCGGGACCGAGCTCAAGGGCCCGATCGCGCGTGAGGTCGCCGAACGATTCGGCAGTGTCGCCTCAGCGGCGACGATGATCGTATAG
- a CDS encoding 50S ribosomal protein L22, with protein MGISYSVDADPDTTAKAMLRERQMSHKHSKAIAREIKGKTAGEAVEYLEAVIEGDQPVPFKQHNSGVGHKSKVDGWDAGRFPQKASDAFLDLLENAVGNADHQGFDGESMRIMHVAAHKVGEQQGRKPRAMGRASAWNTPQVDVELVLEEVEE; from the coding sequence ATGGGAATCAGCTACTCAGTCGACGCCGACCCGGACACCACCGCGAAAGCAATGCTCCGGGAGCGGCAGATGAGCCACAAGCACAGCAAGGCCATCGCCCGGGAGATCAAGGGCAAGACGGCCGGCGAGGCTGTCGAGTACCTCGAAGCAGTCATCGAGGGCGACCAGCCCGTCCCGTTCAAACAGCACAACTCGGGCGTCGGCCACAAGTCGAAGGTCGACGGCTGGGACGCCGGTCGCTTCCCGCAGAAGGCAAGCGACGCGTTCCTCGACCTGCTCGAAAACGCCGTCGGCAACGCCGACCACCAGGGCTTCGACGGCGAGTCGATGCGGATCATGCACGTTGCCGCCCACAAGGTCGGCGAACAGCAGGGCCGCAAACCCCGCGCGATGGGGCGTGCGAGCGCCTGGAACACGCCACAGGTCGATGTCGAACTCGTCTTAGAGGAGGTCGAAGAATAA
- a CDS encoding ribonuclease P protein component 1 has translation MPLTPETLPRHELVGLEVEVVAASNPDAVGISGSVVMETTKLLTIEDAGADRVWHVPKDAATFRFTLDDDSRTRVRVEGDRLIARPARRTETTGDSQWR, from the coding sequence ATGCCACTGACACCCGAGACGCTCCCACGACACGAACTCGTCGGCCTCGAAGTCGAGGTCGTCGCGGCGTCCAATCCGGACGCCGTCGGTATCAGCGGCAGCGTCGTCATGGAGACGACGAAGCTGTTGACTATCGAGGACGCGGGCGCAGACCGGGTGTGGCACGTGCCGAAGGACGCGGCGACGTTCCGGTTCACGCTCGACGACGACTCGCGAACGCGAGTCCGGGTCGAGGGCGACCGACTGATCGCCCGTCCCGCTCGCCGCACAGAGACTACAGGAGATTCACAATGGCGCTAG
- a CDS encoding 30S ribosomal protein S17, which produces MALGLNVQEPEETCTDQNCPFHGELSVRGQTLNGTVASTDMEKTVVVEREYDVKVPKYDRFMKRRSRIPAHAPECLDLAEGETVTIAECRPLSKTKSHVVVGVVADEQDGDD; this is translated from the coding sequence ATGGCGCTAGGACTGAACGTACAGGAACCGGAGGAGACCTGTACCGACCAGAACTGTCCGTTCCACGGAGAGCTCTCCGTCCGCGGACAGACACTGAACGGTACAGTAGCCTCCACTGACATGGAGAAGACCGTCGTCGTCGAACGTGAGTACGACGTGAAGGTGCCCAAGTACGACCGCTTCATGAAGCGGCGTAGCCGGATTCCGGCACACGCACCCGAGTGTCTCGACCTCGCGGAGGGCGAGACGGTCACGATCGCAGAGTGTCGACCACTCTCGAAGACAAAGAGCCACGTCGTCGTCGGCGTGGTCGCAGACGAACAGGACGGTGACGACTGA